One segment of Mastomys coucha isolate ucsf_1 unplaced genomic scaffold, UCSF_Mcou_1 pScaffold23, whole genome shotgun sequence DNA contains the following:
- the Mmp13 gene encoding collagenase 3 — translation MHSAILATFFLLSWTHCWSLPLPYGDDDDDDLSEEDFVFAEHYLKSYYHPVTLAGILKKSTVTSTVDRLREMQSFFGLEVTGKLDDPTLDIMRKPRCGVPDVGEYNVFPRTLKWSQTNLTYRIVNYTPDMSHSEVEKAFRKAFKVWSDVTPLNFTRIYDGTADIMISFGTKEHGDFYPFDGPSGLLAHAFPPGPNYGGDAHFDDDEYWTSSSKGYNLFIVAAHELGHSLGLDHSKDPGALMFPIYTYTSKSHFTLPDDDVQGIQSLYGPGDEDPNPKHPKTPEKCDPALSLDAITSLRGETMIFKDRFFWRLHPQQVEAELFLTKSFWPELPNHVDAAYEHPSRDLMFIFRGRKFWALSGYDILEGYPRKISDLGFPKEVKRLSAAVHFEDTGKTLFFSGNHVWSYDDANQTMDKDYPRRIEEEFPGIGNKVDAVYEKNGYLYFFNGPIQFEYSIWSNRIVRVMPTNSLLWC, via the exons ATGCATTCAGCTATCCTGGCCACCTTCTTCTTGTTGAGCTGGACTCACTGTTGGTCCCTGCCTCTTCCctatggtgatgatgatgatgatgacttgTCTGAGGAAGACTTTGTGTTTGCAGAG CACTACTTGAAATCATACTACCATCCTGTGACTCTCGCGGGAATCCTGAAGAAGTCTACAGTGACCTCCACAGTTGATAGGCTCCGAGAAATGCAGTCTTTCTTTGGCTTAGAAGTGACTGGCAAACTTGATGATCCCACCCTAGACATCATGAGAAAACCAAGATGTGGAGTGCCTGATGTGGGTGAATACAATGTTTTCCCTCGAACACTCAAATGGTCCCAAACGAACTTAACTTACAG AATTGTGAACTATACTCCTGATATGTCCCATTCTGAAGTGGAGAAAGCCTTCAGAAAAGCCTTCAAGGTCTGGTCTGATGTGACACCTCTGAATTTCACCAGAATCTATGATGGCACTGCTGATATCATGATATCTTTTGGAACGAAAG AACATGGTGACTTCTACCCATTTGACGGACCTTCTGGTCTTCTGGCACATGCTTTTCCTCCTGGACCAAACTATGGTGGAGATGCCCATTTTGATGATGATGAATACTGGACAAGCAGTTCCAAAG GCTACAACTTGTTTATTGTTGCTGCCCATGAGCTTGGCCACTCCCTAGGTCTGGACCACTCCAAGGACCCAGGAGCTCTGATGTTTCCCATCTATACCTACACCAGCAAAAGCCATTTCACGCTTCCTGATGATGATGTTCAAGGAATCCAGTCTCTCTATG GTCCAGGAGATGAAGACCCCAACCCTAAACatcccaaaacaccagagaaGTGTGACCCAGCCCTATCCCTTGATGCCATTACCAGTCTCCGAGGAGAAACTATGATCTTTAAAGACAG ATTCTTCTGGCGCCTCCACCCTCAGCAGGTCGAGGCTGAGCTGTTTTTGACAAAATCCTTTTGGCCAGAACTTCCCAACCATGTGGATGCTGCGTATGAACATCCATCCCGTGAccttatgtttatttttagag GGAGAAAATTTTGGGCTCTGAGTGGTTATGACATTCTGGAAGGTTATCCCAGAAAAATATCTGACCTGGGGTTTCCAAAAGAGGTGAAGAGGCTGAGCGCTGCAGTTCACTTTGAGGACACCGGGAAGACCCTCTTCTTCTCCGGGAACCACGTGTGGAG TTATGATGATGCTAACCAGACTATGGACAAAGATTATCCCCGCCGGATAGAAGAGGAATTCCCTGGAATTGGCAACAAAGTAGATGCTGTCTATGAGAAAAATG GTTATCTCTACTTTTTCAATGGGCCCATACAATTTGAATACAGTATCTGGAGTAATCGCATTGTGAGAGTCATGCCAACAAACTCCTTATTGTGGTGTTAA